One Lasioglossum baleicum chromosome 6, iyLasBale1, whole genome shotgun sequence genomic window carries:
- the LOC143210148 gene encoding uncharacterized protein LOC143210148 — MSMLGQKTSKFFLYIFSLGTLILILDSYAEPIHKPDPKCDKDHPLCPFHQTHLPRQAIEYALYTRGEITEYLLRKTLTRRPREYAIRFFVADQDASDETTKLVTESSSRNR; from the coding sequence tTCTTCCTCTACATTTTCTCACTTGGCACGCTGATATTAATCCTGGACTCGTACGCGGAGCCGATCCACAAACCAGATCCCAAATGCGACAAGGATCATCCACTTTGCCCGTTCCACCAAACTCATCTACCCAGACAAGCGATCGAGTATGCGTTGTATACTCGTGGAGAGATCACCGAATATCTATTACGGAAAACCTTAACACGACGACCCAGAGAGTATGCGATACGGTTTTTCGTTGCCGATCAAGATGCCAGTGACGAGACGACCAAACTTGTTACCGAGTCATCATCGAGGAATAGATGA